One region of Mucilaginibacter gotjawali genomic DNA includes:
- a CDS encoding phytanoyl-CoA dioxygenase family protein, translating into MNKQSACLPLLDDFKELPGENVREFREKGHTLVTQVLNKEEIAAYRPVIVDAAEKYNTETRKLQDRDTYGKAFLQIMNLWQNDEEVKQFVLAKRMAKIAADLMGVENVRLYHDQALFKEAGGGPTPWHQDQYYWPIDTNNTITMWMPLVDIDVDMGMLTFASGSYKEGSIFNYEISDESEGAFDNYVKEHHFAISRANTMDAGDATWHRGFTIHHANGNNSNKMREVMTIIYVADGARITPYKNNWQKNDHHKWLMGKPIGGLIDSELNPILL; encoded by the coding sequence ATGAATAAACAATCCGCCTGTTTGCCATTATTGGATGATTTTAAAGAATTACCCGGAGAAAACGTCCGGGAGTTTCGGGAAAAAGGCCATACTTTAGTGACGCAAGTTTTAAATAAAGAAGAGATTGCAGCTTACCGGCCGGTAATAGTTGATGCTGCAGAAAAGTATAACACCGAAACCCGCAAACTTCAGGATCGGGATACCTACGGAAAGGCCTTTTTGCAGATCATGAATTTATGGCAAAACGATGAAGAGGTGAAGCAATTTGTGCTGGCAAAACGCATGGCAAAAATTGCTGCCGATTTAATGGGCGTTGAAAACGTGAGGTTGTATCATGACCAGGCCCTGTTTAAGGAAGCGGGTGGTGGCCCTACGCCATGGCACCAGGATCAATACTATTGGCCTATTGATACCAATAATACCATTACCATGTGGATGCCGCTGGTTGATATTGATGTGGATATGGGGATGCTTACTTTCGCTTCAGGCTCCTACAAAGAAGGTTCCATTTTTAATTACGAGATCTCGGATGAATCGGAAGGTGCATTTGACAATTACGTTAAAGAGCATCATTTCGCCATCAGCAGGGCAAACACAATGGATGCAGGTGATGCCACCTGGCACAGGGGATTTACCATACACCATGCCAACGGCAATAACTCAAACAAAATGCGCGAGGTAATGACCATTATTTATGTGGCCGATGGCGCAAGGATTACGCCTTATAAAAATAATTGGCAAAAAAACGATCACCATAAATGGTTGATGGGCAAGCCCATAGGCGGATTGATAGATTCGGAATTGAACCCCATATTGTTATAA
- a CDS encoding DUF5916 domain-containing protein, producing the protein MKYQITFVFCFFALQLLAQKKNSRYVYHIREATSAIKIDGIPDEDTWQHADVAQNFYMVLPMDTAMANVCTEVKMAYDQKNLYVLAICYKGPPGPNMVESLKRDFSFQKNDNFIFFMDTFNDQTNGYSFGANAAGAEWDGTMYNGGNVDLNWTNKWVSTVKDYPDKYVFEASIPFKSIRYKKGITEWGINFSRNDLKATEKSAWAPVPRQFPTASLAYTGTLIWDKPPPDPGSNVSIIPYALTSFSKDYAENKNLAAKVTGGVDAKIAVSSALNLDLTLNPDFSQVDADKQVVNLSRFELFYPETRQFFLENGDQFNNFGYASIRPFFSRRIGLQSNIIGGFRLSGKLDKDWRIGVMDMQTNSNDTVPAQNFTVIALQRKILARSNIGFIFVNKEAFNYPVEPSRQPNNSRFNTNAGVEFNLASAANLWTGKELILKSFTPGKTGHDFTNAGNVQYADKYWLIGAQYEDVGANYNAETGYVPRHGYIKLNPYIGYLFLPNGGSVLSHGPTINLTGYYNGAFSPTDNRTYLSYQVTFRDRSILTGLVEHDFVKLLAPFDPTNYIGAVLPAGNVSHWNNAELSYFSKPQQLFTYDFTFDEGGYYDSGQKISLTTDFGYRFQPVVNILWSTTVSSVKLPQPWGLNTFWLIGPKVDVTLTNKFFMTGYFQYNEQGKNFNINTRIQYRYRPASDFFIVYTDNYLPGPFSVKTRMLVFKFTYWLNN; encoded by the coding sequence TTGAAATACCAAATTACCTTTGTTTTTTGCTTTTTCGCCCTTCAGCTTCTTGCCCAAAAGAAAAATAGCAGGTACGTTTACCACATCCGTGAAGCCACCTCGGCTATAAAAATTGACGGGATACCCGACGAAGATACCTGGCAACATGCCGACGTTGCCCAAAATTTTTATATGGTTTTGCCAATGGATACAGCAATGGCAAATGTTTGTACCGAAGTAAAAATGGCGTATGACCAGAAGAACCTTTATGTGTTGGCAATTTGTTATAAAGGCCCGCCCGGGCCTAACATGGTAGAATCATTAAAAAGGGATTTCAGCTTTCAAAAAAATGACAATTTCATTTTTTTTATGGACACATTTAACGACCAGACCAACGGTTACTCTTTCGGCGCCAATGCAGCAGGGGCAGAGTGGGATGGTACCATGTACAATGGCGGGAATGTTGACCTAAACTGGACAAATAAATGGGTTTCAACAGTAAAAGATTATCCTGATAAATATGTTTTTGAAGCATCCATTCCGTTTAAGTCCATCAGGTATAAAAAAGGGATCACCGAATGGGGCATTAACTTTAGCCGTAATGATTTAAAAGCTACCGAAAAATCAGCCTGGGCGCCTGTGCCACGCCAGTTCCCCACGGCTTCTTTGGCATATACCGGTACTTTGATATGGGATAAACCACCGCCGGATCCGGGTTCCAATGTTTCGATCATCCCATATGCACTAACGTCATTCAGCAAAGACTATGCGGAGAATAAAAACCTGGCAGCAAAAGTAACCGGGGGCGTTGATGCTAAAATTGCGGTTTCGTCGGCGCTCAACCTTGATCTTACCCTGAACCCCGATTTTTCGCAGGTTGATGCAGATAAACAGGTAGTGAATTTAAGCCGTTTTGAACTTTTTTACCCCGAAACACGGCAATTCTTTTTAGAAAACGGCGATCAATTCAATAATTTCGGCTATGCCAGCATAAGGCCTTTTTTTTCGCGCAGGATCGGCTTGCAGTCAAACATAATCGGCGGATTCAGGCTCAGTGGAAAGCTGGATAAAGACTGGCGTATCGGCGTAATGGACATGCAAACCAATAGTAACGATACGGTGCCGGCCCAAAACTTTACGGTAATAGCGTTGCAGCGTAAAATACTGGCACGGTCAAACATTGGTTTTATTTTTGTAAACAAGGAAGCTTTTAATTACCCGGTTGAGCCTTCCCGTCAGCCCAACAATTCGCGGTTCAATACCAACGCCGGCGTTGAATTTAACCTTGCTTCAGCAGCGAATTTGTGGACAGGAAAAGAGTTGATCCTAAAGTCGTTTACGCCGGGTAAAACGGGGCACGATTTTACTAACGCAGGCAATGTACAATACGCAGATAAATATTGGTTGATCGGAGCTCAATACGAAGACGTAGGCGCTAACTATAATGCCGAAACCGGCTATGTTCCGCGGCATGGTTATATAAAGCTAAACCCTTACATTGGTTACTTGTTTTTGCCTAACGGGGGATCGGTGTTAAGTCATGGGCCCACGATAAACCTAACCGGTTATTACAACGGGGCATTCAGCCCCACGGATAACAGGACTTATTTGTCGTACCAGGTGACTTTTCGGGACAGGAGTATTTTAACCGGCCTGGTGGAACATGATTTTGTTAAACTATTGGCGCCCTTTGACCCGACCAATTATATAGGCGCTGTGCTGCCGGCCGGCAACGTTAGTCATTGGAACAATGCCGAATTATCTTACTTCTCAAAACCACAACAACTTTTTACTTACGATTTTACCTTTGATGAGGGCGGGTATTATGACAGTGGCCAAAAAATAAGCCTTACCACCGATTTTGGCTACCGGTTTCAGCCTGTTGTTAATATTTTGTGGAGTACTACTGTCAGTTCGGTAAAATTGCCGCAACCGTGGGGCCTGAATACTTTTTGGCTTATTGGCCCAAAGGTTGATGTAACACTGACTAATAAATTTTTCATGACGGGGTATTTCCAGTATAACGAACAGGGGAAAAACTTTAACATCAATACGCGGATACAATACCGTTACCGGCCAGCATCAGATTTCTTTATTGTTTATACTGATAATTACCTGCCGGGTCCTTTCAGCGTTAAAACCCGGATGCTGGTGTTTAAGTTTACGTATTGGCTGAATAATTAG
- a CDS encoding ThuA domain-containing protein, with product MSSPFALKIKIIVLSVVYLLWPWFSTANAQNDKTKFKVIAFYTAKDDKAHISFVHEANSWFPLMAAKYHFQYDSTKNWEDMNPEFLSHYQVVVFLDTRPDKPAQREAFQKYMENGGGWMGFHFSAFALTPSDFNQDWNWYHETFLGSGQYVSNIWRPSAAILDVDRNFPATKHMPNTFKTSPNEWYRWEHDLRKNPDIQILCSIDSASFPLGTGPKLNEIWHSGYYPVVWTNKKYKMIYFNMGHNDMDYEHKYDNTDKTLSHTFSSHMEEKLVIDALLWLGSGKKYSIDK from the coding sequence ATGTCGTCACCCTTCGCGCTAAAAATAAAAATCATAGTACTATCTGTTGTTTACCTGCTTTGGCCGTGGTTTTCTACTGCGAATGCCCAAAACGACAAAACAAAATTCAAAGTAATTGCCTTTTATACGGCAAAGGATGATAAGGCTCATATCAGTTTTGTGCATGAGGCTAATTCCTGGTTTCCCCTGATGGCCGCTAAATACCATTTTCAATATGACTCCACCAAAAACTGGGAGGATATGAACCCTGAGTTTTTGTCGCATTACCAGGTAGTTGTTTTTTTGGATACCCGGCCCGACAAACCGGCACAGCGGGAGGCTTTTCAAAAATATATGGAAAATGGCGGCGGCTGGATGGGTTTTCATTTTTCGGCATTCGCCCTTACGCCATCGGATTTTAACCAGGACTGGAATTGGTACCACGAAACTTTTTTAGGATCGGGGCAATATGTGAGCAATATCTGGAGGCCCTCAGCTGCGATCCTGGATGTGGACAGGAACTTCCCGGCAACCAAACACATGCCAAATACCTTTAAAACTTCGCCGAACGAATGGTACCGCTGGGAACATGATCTGCGTAAAAACCCCGACATTCAGATCCTGTGTTCCATTGATTCTGCCAGCTTTCCCCTCGGTACAGGGCCTAAGCTAAATGAAATATGGCACAGCGGCTATTACCCCGTAGTTTGGACCAACAAAAAATACAAAATGATTTACTTTAACATGGGCCATAACGATATGGACTACGAACACAAGTACGACAATACCGACAAAACTTTATCCCACACCTTCAGCAGCCATATGGAGGAAAAGTTGGTGATTGACGCGTTGTTGTGGTTAGGCAGCGGTAAGAAATATTCAATCGACAAATAA
- the recO gene encoding DNA repair protein RecO, whose amino-acid sequence MLHKTRGIVFKTTDYGDSSIIVQVFTEKFGLQSYIVNGAKKPKAKISRNMFQPLHLLDMVVYYKNTGNVQRIKELKNSPQLQTIPYDVIKSSLAIFLNEVLYKAIKQQTADENLFEFVFNAIEWLDHQTQGLSNFHLFFLTRLTRYLGFYPDRYLAGNADYFDLKNGVFSNYKPDTILYLSPPHTQNFRALLEATFENILQLKITNDERRYLVQKLLDYYTLHIEGFGNIRSHEVLEEVLG is encoded by the coding sequence ATGCTTCATAAAACCCGCGGCATCGTTTTTAAAACTACCGATTATGGCGACAGCAGCATTATTGTGCAGGTTTTTACAGAAAAGTTTGGCCTGCAATCGTACATTGTAAACGGGGCCAAAAAACCAAAGGCAAAAATATCCAGGAATATGTTCCAGCCGCTGCATTTGCTGGACATGGTTGTTTACTATAAAAATACCGGGAATGTGCAGCGCATTAAGGAACTCAAAAACTCGCCCCAGTTGCAAACTATTCCCTATGATGTGATCAAAAGCAGCCTGGCTATTTTTTTAAACGAAGTTTTATATAAGGCTATCAAACAACAAACCGCGGATGAAAATCTGTTTGAGTTTGTTTTCAATGCGATTGAATGGTTGGATCACCAAACCCAAGGGCTGTCAAACTTTCACCTGTTTTTTTTAACCAGGCTCACGCGCTACCTCGGCTTTTATCCTGATCGTTACCTTGCCGGGAATGCCGATTATTTCGACCTGAAGAATGGTGTTTTCAGCAACTATAAGCCTGATACTATTTTATACCTTTCGCCACCGCATACACAAAACTTTAGGGCGCTGCTTGAGGCTACATTTGAAAATATTTTGCAGCTGAAAATCACAAATGATGAACGCCGCTACCTGGTGCAAAAGCTATTGGATTACTACACGCTGCATATTGAGGGCTTCGGCAATATCCGGTCGCATGAGGTGTTAGAAGAAGTGCTGGGGTAG
- a CDS encoding efflux RND transporter permease subunit, whose protein sequence is MIWKKIADIILKNRLLILILIAVSSIFMGYQASKVRITFNGGKVLPVTDSAYIRYAEFKKLFGQDASTMVIGFKSADIFKKDVFNDWYQAGDRIQHIKGIKAVISMANLFNLEKDTLNHRFTIKPLVTHSLTTSQAVDSVKNQLLSLPFYKGLILSENNQATLMAITFEGKILNTPARVPIIDTILKIGKNFGQKHQIEMHYSGLPLIRTISSDLMKNEFTLFLGLSLLITTIILFLIFRSGYPVIFPVIVVLLGVTWALGILVLAHYEITILTGLIPALMVIIGVPNSIIILNKYYYEFAHNGDKLKSLNIVIEKVGITTFIANVTTAIGFGVLYFTNSELLTQFGLVAALSIMSTFALCIVLVPIIFSFLPDPKPKLTKIKDRRLMQTVLISLDQLVHAHRKAIYAVALVMVAICFYGMLRINVNSYVVDDLPKKSNTLSDLKFFESNFKGVLPLEVSIDTKRKNGVMNDATIRKVEKLENLISSYPEFSRSLSLIQGLKFSTQAFYGGNPAYYRLPQGFEDGFILSYASHSGKNNTVLRNYLDSNKQFTRASFEMVDVGSNRMNKVIANLQPRIDSIFNPKKYHVELTGSSIIFIKGANYMVKNLYQSLALAILLIAGVMWILFRGVKMIAISLLPNLIPLIITAGIMGFFGIPLKPSTILIFSIAMGISSDQTIYFITRYRQELRYTKKSISQIVSDTIRETGISMIYVAIVLFFGFGIFAFSTFGSVSALGILLSVTLLVAMISNLTLLPAFLLSLEHREKTKEKG, encoded by the coding sequence ATGATTTGGAAGAAGATTGCTGATATTATATTAAAGAACCGACTGCTTATACTGATCCTGATCGCAGTTTCCAGCATTTTTATGGGTTACCAAGCCAGCAAAGTCCGCATCACTTTCAACGGCGGCAAAGTTTTACCGGTGACGGATTCGGCATATATCAGGTACGCCGAGTTTAAAAAACTGTTCGGCCAGGATGCCAGCACCATGGTGATCGGCTTTAAATCGGCTGATATATTCAAAAAAGATGTCTTTAACGACTGGTACCAGGCGGGTGACCGCATACAACATATTAAAGGGATAAAAGCGGTTATCTCGATGGCCAATTTATTCAACCTTGAAAAAGACACCCTTAACCACCGTTTTACTATTAAACCCCTGGTTACGCATTCACTAACCACGAGCCAGGCGGTTGACAGTGTTAAAAATCAACTGCTTTCCCTGCCTTTTTATAAAGGGCTTATTTTAAGCGAAAACAACCAGGCAACGTTGATGGCTATCACTTTTGAGGGCAAAATTTTAAATACGCCGGCGCGGGTGCCAATCATCGATACGATCCTTAAAATCGGCAAAAACTTCGGGCAAAAGCACCAGATCGAAATGCATTATTCAGGCCTGCCGCTTATCCGTACTATCTCAAGCGACCTGATGAAGAATGAGTTCACGTTATTTTTAGGGCTATCGTTATTGATCACTACCATTATTTTGTTCCTCATTTTCCGCTCAGGATACCCTGTTATTTTCCCTGTAATTGTGGTATTGCTGGGGGTAACGTGGGCGCTGGGGATACTTGTCCTGGCCCATTACGAAATCACCATCCTTACCGGTTTAATACCCGCTTTAATGGTAATTATCGGCGTACCCAACAGTATCATCATCCTTAACAAATACTATTACGAATTCGCCCACAATGGCGATAAGTTAAAATCACTAAATATTGTAATTGAAAAAGTAGGGATAACTACTTTTATTGCCAATGTTACCACAGCGATAGGCTTCGGTGTATTATATTTTACCAACAGCGAATTGTTAACCCAGTTTGGCCTGGTGGCTGCATTAAGTATCATGTCCACTTTTGCGCTGTGTATTGTTTTGGTGCCTATTATATTCAGCTTTTTGCCTGATCCCAAACCAAAACTTACTAAGATCAAAGATCGAAGGCTGATGCAAACCGTATTAATAAGCCTTGATCAACTGGTGCATGCGCATCGTAAAGCAATTTATGCAGTCGCCCTGGTAATGGTGGCCATTTGTTTTTATGGCATGCTCAGGATCAACGTAAACAGCTATGTGGTTGACGACCTGCCCAAAAAAAGCAATACCTTAAGCGACCTTAAATTTTTTGAATCAAACTTTAAAGGCGTTTTACCACTTGAGGTAAGTATCGACACCAAACGAAAAAACGGGGTAATGAATGATGCCACCATCAGGAAGGTTGAAAAGCTCGAGAACCTGATCTCTTCCTACCCTGAATTCAGCCGTTCATTATCATTGATACAGGGCCTTAAATTTTCAACCCAGGCTTTTTATGGAGGCAACCCGGCTTATTATCGCCTGCCGCAAGGTTTTGAAGATGGTTTTATATTAAGTTATGCCAGCCATTCGGGCAAAAACAATACAGTTTTACGCAATTACCTGGATAGCAATAAGCAGTTTACACGGGCGAGTTTTGAAATGGTTGACGTGGGCTCAAACCGGATGAACAAAGTGATCGCCAATTTGCAGCCCCGTATCGATTCCATATTTAACCCTAAAAAATACCATGTAGAACTTACCGGGTCGAGCATCATTTTTATAAAGGGGGCTAATTATATGGTCAAAAACCTTTACCAGAGCCTTGCGCTGGCTATTTTATTAATTGCCGGCGTTATGTGGATCTTGTTCAGAGGGGTAAAGATGATCGCCATATCACTGCTGCCCAACCTTATCCCACTGATCATTACGGCAGGCATCATGGGCTTCTTTGGCATCCCGTTAAAACCGTCTACTATACTGATTTTTAGCATCGCTATGGGGATCTCGTCCGACCAAACTATTTATTTTATTACGCGCTACCGCCAGGAACTGCGCTACACTAAAAAAAGTATATCGCAGATCGTTTCCGATACTATCCGCGAAACCGGGATCAGCATGATCTATGTGGCCATTGTACTATTTTTCGGGTTTGGCATTTTCGCCTTTTCAACTTTCGGCAGTGTAAGTGCACTGGGTATTTTACTCTCAGTTACTTTACTCGTTGCGATGATAAGTAATCTTACCCTCCTCCCGGCATTTCTGCTAAGTTTGGAACATCGGGAAAAGACGAAAGAAAAAGGCTGA
- a CDS encoding diacylglycerol kinase family protein → MKKLFRSFGYAFKGIAYTTKTQLNFRIHLGVTAVAVLLGIWLQISVSEWQWIAVCIALVLVTEIFNTMIETLVDLVSPGYNEKAGHIKDMSAGAVVIAALFALITGIIIFLPRLLLLIR, encoded by the coding sequence ATGAAAAAATTATTCCGCAGTTTTGGCTATGCTTTTAAGGGCATAGCGTATACTACAAAAACGCAGCTCAATTTCAGGATTCATCTTGGGGTAACCGCAGTTGCTGTTTTGTTGGGGATCTGGCTGCAAATTTCAGTGAGTGAATGGCAATGGATAGCGGTTTGTATCGCGCTGGTTTTAGTTACTGAGATCTTTAATACCATGATCGAGACCTTAGTCGACCTGGTTTCGCCGGGCTATAACGAAAAAGCCGGGCATATCAAAGATATGAGCGCAGGGGCGGTAGTTATTGCAGCGCTTTTTGCTTTAATAACCGGCATTATCATTTTTTTACCCAGGCTGCTATTACTGATCAGATAA
- a CDS encoding DUF5009 domain-containing protein translates to MIKNPSRLHSIDVLRAVNMFFMIFVNDLSGVRNVPEWIDHVKGNVDGMHFADTIFPLFLFIAGLSLPLALSKRLGKGESFSSIAIYILLRSFALIVMGFFHVNMEDYSKGALLPLGIWEFLLTLSFFLIWLDYPETWSSAKRYILMGTGIVLLAVLAFLYKGGTPAEPKGLTPEWWGILGIIGWAYLVCAGVFLIFKGNFIAMCTALAIFLAINICSHGHLIHWHLLVVQDGDSCSLMMFGVVFSLLCYKFVTKGKYSRIWVVFTLTGLAAIALGFLLRPYTEGISKVHSTPAWVLICSGIGIILFEFFIWLIDVKGKANWFKIIKPAGTSTLTCYLIPYFMVAIFAIVDFNFPDFLSEGTGGIIRSFAICFIVIFITGFLEKKRLRLKV, encoded by the coding sequence ATGATAAAAAATCCAAGTCGTTTACACTCCATAGATGTTTTACGGGCAGTAAACATGTTTTTTATGATCTTTGTGAACGACCTGAGTGGCGTTCGCAATGTGCCTGAATGGATAGATCATGTGAAGGGCAACGTTGACGGTATGCACTTTGCCGATACCATTTTTCCTTTGTTTTTATTTATTGCCGGCTTGTCGCTTCCGCTTGCGCTCAGTAAACGGTTAGGTAAAGGGGAATCTTTTTCCAGCATAGCTATTTATATCTTGTTGCGCTCATTTGCACTTATTGTAATGGGCTTTTTTCATGTAAATATGGAAGATTACAGCAAGGGTGCGTTGTTGCCGCTGGGCATTTGGGAGTTTTTATTAACGCTCTCGTTTTTCCTGATCTGGCTGGATTATCCGGAAACCTGGTCATCAGCTAAAAGATACATTTTGATGGGCACGGGTATTGTATTACTTGCCGTATTAGCTTTCCTTTATAAAGGCGGTACACCTGCTGAGCCAAAAGGATTAACACCAGAATGGTGGGGCATTTTAGGCATCATTGGCTGGGCGTACCTGGTTTGTGCCGGCGTATTTCTGATATTTAAAGGGAATTTTATTGCGATGTGCACGGCGCTGGCCATATTCCTGGCCATTAATATTTGCAGCCATGGCCATTTGATCCATTGGCACCTATTGGTTGTACAGGATGGTGATTCATGCTCGTTGATGATGTTTGGTGTTGTGTTTTCCTTGTTATGTTACAAATTTGTAACCAAAGGTAAATACAGCAGGATATGGGTTGTGTTTACATTAACAGGTTTAGCTGCCATAGCGCTGGGTTTTTTATTACGCCCTTATACCGAAGGAATTTCAAAGGTACATTCAACCCCGGCATGGGTTTTAATATGCAGTGGTATAGGTATCATTTTGTTTGAATTTTTTATCTGGCTGATAGATGTTAAAGGCAAGGCAAACTGGTTTAAAATTATCAAACCAGCCGGAACCAGTACCCTTACCTGTTACCTTATCCCGTATTTTATGGTGGCGATCTTCGCCATCGTTGATTTCAACTTCCCTGATTTTTTAAGCGAAGGAACAGGTGGAATTATCCGCTCATTTGCCATATGTTTTATTGTGATATTTATCACCGGTTTTCTTGAAAAGAAAAGGCTCCGGCTCAAGGTTTAA
- a CDS encoding SDR family oxidoreductase codes for MDLNLNNKVAIVLAASKGLGKAIAAALSAEGVKVIIGSRDAGELERTAKEITAITGNEITAIAVDVGDAARVTDFIEKAAAAHGKIDILVNNSGGPPFNKFEHFDDEAWQQAFNLSLLSFARTSRLVLPHMQKTGSGRIINIISGSVKSVLANSVLSTSMRMGVVGMAKLMADELGPYNITVNNVAPGMILTDRLKHTLPKDTDPELALKERAKNIPLGRIGKPEELAALVTFLASEQAAYISGTTIQVDGGANRGIF; via the coding sequence ATGGATTTAAATCTTAACAATAAAGTAGCCATTGTATTAGCCGCATCCAAAGGGCTGGGTAAAGCCATTGCTGCGGCATTGTCTGCAGAAGGGGTAAAAGTGATCATCGGTTCGCGTGACGCCGGAGAATTGGAGCGGACCGCCAAAGAAATTACCGCCATTACCGGCAATGAAATAACCGCCATAGCCGTTGATGTGGGTGATGCTGCCCGCGTTACCGATTTTATTGAAAAAGCAGCGGCGGCGCACGGCAAAATTGACATCCTGGTAAATAACAGCGGCGGGCCGCCATTTAATAAATTTGAGCATTTTGATGATGAAGCCTGGCAGCAGGCATTCAACCTTAGCCTGTTAAGCTTTGCACGTACAAGCCGCTTGGTTTTACCCCATATGCAAAAAACAGGCAGCGGCCGCATCATCAATATCATCAGCGGTTCGGTAAAATCAGTACTGGCAAATTCAGTTCTTTCAACCAGTATGCGCATGGGCGTTGTTGGGATGGCCAAATTAATGGCCGATGAACTGGGGCCGTATAATATTACTGTAAATAATGTAGCCCCCGGCATGATTCTTACTGACCGGCTTAAACATACGCTGCCAAAAGACACTGATCCAGAACTCGCTTTAAAAGAAAGGGCCAAAAATATCCCGCTCGGCCGCATAGGTAAACCCGAAGAACTGGCTGCACTCGTCACCTTTTTGGCCTCAGAGCAGGCAGCCTATATCAGCGGCACCACCATACAGGTTGACGGCGGGGCAAACAGGGGTATTTTTTAA
- a CDS encoding DUF3943 domain-containing protein, whose translation MTNLYFMVPAAVISFALVIYSIKNSKTALLFLLILFSSSCLFAQVTPVDTIKPGNGPVKEQLKQIKNAKKTIKDTTGNQPAKNPFIDTTIRNKYGDLLNDDPKYNPKYPFWKPLAGVLGVNLFTWSMDRFLLNESFSHIGPATWKYNLRKGWEWDDDRFGVNFIAHPYTGSMYFNQARSQGYNYLQSVPFAAAGSLMWEYFGENTRPSYNDIINTTANGAFLGEVFYRLSSNIYDDRTRGGERVFREIFGGLIDPVRGFNRLLEGKTFRRTTTDVYQKEPLNITLAAGIHKINVDNNTILGNGPTNTLISLQIDYGNPLEDRKRKPFDYFTFRTEFSFGSGRKVLDNVLGYGVLFGGNTHLGKLSMLYGAFQYYDYWDNMTFELGTIGFGGGVVTKLPITDDIIAFTTVHLAGVPLAGNSTRFGPDTSQVRDYTYNNGFEAKFASTINFGTYVTTSVEYYYYLLHAFYGPASNNHIGILKPKITVHIVKNLSLGFEHFIYYDNRYIKTFPAIHSVRTEQKIFLSLYLEDPQRKGDYEQ comes from the coding sequence ATGACAAACTTGTACTTCATGGTCCCGGCCGCTGTAATCAGTTTCGCGCTCGTAATATATTCCATCAAAAACTCAAAAACAGCCTTGCTGTTTTTATTGATACTGTTCTCCTCTAGCTGCTTATTTGCACAGGTTACTCCGGTTGATACGATAAAACCAGGCAATGGCCCCGTTAAAGAACAACTGAAACAAATAAAAAATGCCAAAAAAACAATTAAGGATACAACTGGTAACCAGCCTGCAAAAAATCCTTTTATTGATACAACCATCCGTAATAAGTATGGCGATCTGTTGAACGACGATCCAAAATACAACCCAAAATATCCTTTTTGGAAACCTTTGGCTGGTGTTTTGGGTGTTAATCTGTTTACATGGTCAATGGACAGGTTTTTGCTGAATGAAAGTTTCTCACATATCGGGCCTGCCACCTGGAAATATAATTTACGAAAAGGCTGGGAATGGGATGATGACCGGTTTGGCGTTAATTTTATAGCGCATCCGTATACAGGCTCCATGTATTTTAACCAGGCACGTTCGCAGGGATATAATTATCTTCAATCCGTCCCCTTTGCGGCAGCCGGAAGCCTGATGTGGGAATATTTTGGCGAAAATACACGTCCCTCATATAACGACATTATCAATACCACGGCTAATGGCGCATTCCTTGGTGAAGTATTTTACCGCTTGAGTTCAAATATTTACGATGACCGCACACGCGGCGGTGAAAGGGTATTTCGCGAAATTTTTGGTGGGTTGATTGACCCGGTACGTGGATTTAACAGGTTGCTGGAGGGAAAAACATTCAGAAGAACTACCACTGACGTATATCAAAAAGAGCCATTGAATATAACATTGGCAGCGGGGATCCACAAAATAAATGTGGACAATAATACAATTTTGGGCAATGGCCCTACAAATACGCTCATCAGCCTTCAAATTGATTATGGCAACCCATTAGAAGACAGAAAACGCAAACCTTTTGATTATTTTACCTTCCGCACCGAGTTTAGCTTCGGGTCAGGTAGAAAAGTTTTGGATAATGTGCTTGGGTACGGCGTATTGTTTGGCGGCAATACGCATTTAGGAAAACTATCGATGCTATACGGTGCTTTCCAATATTATGATTATTGGGATAATATGACCTTTGAATTGGGTACGATTGGGTTTGGCGGAGGGGTAGTAACTAAATTACCAATAACCGATGATATTATAGCTTTTACCACCGTCCACCTGGCAGGAGTTCCCTTGGCCGGCAACAGTACCCGGTTTGGCCCTGATACATCGCAGGTAAGAGATTACACTTACAATAATGGATTTGAAGCTAAATTTGCTTCTACAATTAATTTTGGAACTTACGTAACTACTTCTGTTGAATATTATTACTATTTACTTCATGCTTTTTATGGCCCTGCCAGTAATAACCATATCGGCATCTTAAAACCAAAAATCACCGTCCATATAGTTAAGAACTTGAGTTTGGGTTTTGAGCATTTTATATACTATGATAACAGGTATATCAAAACATTTCCGGCAATACATTCCGTTCGTACAGAACAGAAAATATTCCTCTCGTTATACCTGGAAGACCCGCAGCGAAAAGGCGACTATGAGCAATAG